Proteins from a single region of Haloarcula laminariae:
- a CDS encoding chemotaxis protein CheC: protein MSLMIDIRKLGLFNKMAKEGGNTVANHLSQMTGMETEMEITKINFIDIPDIKTHIGDEKQIGISIEMVEKPHGYILFLFNARSAKDLAHGMIGDMGETSEAGGFTDMERSAIQEIGNIMTSGFIDGWANVLDTTIDISTPNFTFGPGSGMVDQLVGDRDDEMALMFDSRVHALESDINVKVYTFPELEELVGLMQEIEV from the coding sequence ATGAGTTTGATGATAGATATACGGAAGCTGGGGCTCTTCAACAAGATGGCCAAAGAGGGGGGCAACACTGTCGCCAACCATCTGAGCCAGATGACGGGGATGGAGACCGAGATGGAGATTACCAAGATAAACTTCATCGACATTCCGGACATCAAGACCCACATCGGCGACGAGAAGCAGATCGGCATCAGCATCGAGATGGTCGAGAAACCCCACGGCTACATCCTCTTTCTGTTCAACGCCAGGAGCGCGAAGGACCTCGCCCACGGGATGATCGGCGACATGGGCGAGACGAGCGAGGCGGGCGGCTTCACCGACATGGAGCGGTCGGCCATCCAGGAGATCGGCAACATCATGACCAGCGGGTTCATCGACGGCTGGGCGAACGTTCTCGACACCACCATCGACATCTCGACGCCGAACTTCACCTTCGGCCCCGGCAGCGGGATGGTCGACCAGCTCGTCGGGGACCGCGACGACGAGATGGCGCTGATGTTCGACTCACGGGTCCACGCCCTGGAGTCGGACATCAACGTGAAGGTGTACACGTTCCCCGAACTGGAGGAACTCGTCGGCCTGATGCAGGAAATCGAGGTCTGA
- a CDS encoding acyl-CoA dehydrogenase family protein — protein sequence MELLSEHPVPEHARAVKAEAREFAQEHIAPVAADYYESGEYPWEVLEAGMDAGLVGQDLGEEVGGKGYDLQQVLAIAEEFYRADAGIALTLQLASFGAEIVEDHGSEAQAEEFLRPVAENEQITGLAVSEPETGSDLAGMTTSAEKDGDEWVINGEKYWIGNGVEADWITLYAKTGDDPDNRYGNYSMFIVPTDAEGYHAEHIPEKMAFRASKQAHIVLDDCRIPEDHLVGVEGAGFYMLAEFFNHGRVIVAGHGVGLAAAAIEEAWEFVHDREAFGRTVDEFQSVQHKLADMQLQLQSARSLAWDAAERVANQENAGYWAALAKTAATEAATECSQMGMQLHGGRSVLLENRISRVFRDARIPVIYEGANDIQRNLIYRQTPQ from the coding sequence ATGGAGTTACTCTCGGAGCATCCGGTTCCCGAACACGCCCGCGCGGTGAAAGCCGAGGCCCGCGAGTTCGCCCAGGAACACATCGCGCCCGTCGCCGCCGACTACTACGAGTCCGGCGAGTACCCCTGGGAAGTCCTCGAAGCGGGGATGGACGCTGGCCTCGTCGGCCAGGACCTCGGCGAGGAGGTCGGCGGGAAAGGGTACGACCTCCAGCAGGTGCTCGCCATCGCCGAGGAGTTCTACCGGGCCGACGCCGGCATCGCGCTGACGCTCCAGCTGGCGAGCTTCGGGGCCGAGATCGTCGAGGACCACGGCAGCGAGGCCCAGGCCGAGGAATTCCTCCGACCCGTCGCCGAGAACGAGCAGATTACCGGCCTCGCCGTCTCCGAGCCCGAGACGGGAAGCGACCTCGCGGGGATGACGACCAGCGCCGAGAAGGACGGCGACGAGTGGGTCATAAACGGCGAGAAGTACTGGATCGGCAACGGCGTCGAGGCCGACTGGATCACCCTCTACGCGAAGACCGGCGACGACCCGGACAACCGCTACGGCAACTACTCGATGTTCATCGTCCCCACGGACGCCGAGGGCTACCACGCCGAGCACATCCCGGAGAAGATGGCCTTCCGGGCCTCGAAGCAGGCCCACATCGTCCTCGACGACTGCCGCATCCCCGAGGACCACCTCGTCGGCGTCGAGGGCGCCGGCTTCTACATGCTCGCGGAGTTCTTCAACCACGGGCGGGTCATCGTCGCCGGCCACGGCGTCGGCCTCGCCGCCGCGGCCATCGAGGAGGCCTGGGAGTTCGTCCACGACCGCGAGGCATTCGGCCGCACCGTCGACGAGTTCCAGTCCGTCCAGCACAAGCTCGCCGACATGCAACTGCAGCTCCAGTCGGCCCGCTCGCTGGCCTGGGACGCGGCCGAGCGCGTCGCCAACCAGGAGAACGCCGGCTACTGGGCCGCGCTGGCCAAGACCGCGGCGACGGAGGCCGCCACGGAGTGTTCCCAGATGGGGATGCAGCTCCACGGCGGCCGCTCGGTGCTGCTGGAGAACCGCATCTCCCGGGTGTTCCGGGACGCCCGCATCCCGGTCATCTACGAGGGCGCCAACGACATCCAGCGCAACCTCATCTACCGGCAGACGCCCCAGTAG
- a CDS encoding N-acyl homoserine lactonase family protein: protein MESPEVTFLDRGRVMADRSFVVDGASVATASNRDPDHEYEEYVVWNLVIETPERTILWDTGSHPEAGDGYWPDPLYGAFAHVDAADHALEGDLADAGYALDDIDAVVMSHLHLDHAGGLANFAGTDVPIYVHREELPYAYYSAKTDEGSIAYLASDFDRDLNWEVVHGDSYQLADGVELLHLPGHTPGLLGALIERPDDPLLVVGDEAYVEANYAGQPMATSLLWSNAAWRESLARCRDIQRRTGAETLLGHDLSVFESVSDSDH from the coding sequence ATGGAGTCTCCCGAAGTCACGTTCCTGGACCGCGGTCGCGTCATGGCCGACCGGAGCTTCGTCGTCGACGGGGCGAGCGTCGCGACGGCCTCGAATCGAGACCCCGACCACGAGTACGAGGAGTACGTCGTCTGGAACCTCGTCATCGAGACGCCCGAGCGGACGATACTGTGGGACACCGGCTCACACCCAGAGGCGGGCGACGGCTACTGGCCCGACCCGCTGTACGGGGCCTTCGCCCACGTCGACGCGGCCGACCATGCCCTCGAAGGCGACCTGGCCGACGCTGGCTACGCGCTCGACGATATCGACGCCGTGGTGATGAGCCACCTCCATCTGGACCACGCTGGCGGTCTGGCGAACTTCGCCGGGACGGACGTGCCAATCTACGTCCACCGCGAGGAACTCCCCTACGCCTACTACAGCGCCAAGACCGACGAGGGCTCCATCGCCTACCTGGCCAGTGACTTCGACCGCGACCTGAACTGGGAGGTCGTCCACGGCGACAGCTATCAGCTCGCCGACGGCGTCGAACTCCTCCATCTCCCCGGTCACACGCCCGGGCTGCTCGGGGCGCTCATCGAACGCCCCGACGACCCGTTGCTCGTGGTCGGCGACGAGGCCTACGTCGAGGCCAACTACGCGGGCCAGCCGATGGCGACGAGCCTGCTGTGGAGCAACGCGGCCTGGCGCGAGAGCCTGGCCCGCTGTCGGGACATCCAGCGCCGGACGGGCGCCGAAACGCTGCTGGGCCACGACCTGTCGGTCTTCGAGTCTGTCAGCGATAGCGACCACTGA
- a CDS encoding DICT sensory domain-containing protein, producing the protein MSLSELIAGVAAHERTLTVFNADASVVEDLRDRFADRNVSVVSETTGSGRPGEFLTLSDGDGVYTATDIDSFYDSLDDRDSVLGGDDAAGLLDYLDETLFTSWSIGRMVAASREIEDRAWRVGEGALHAGFQTLSTLQGERDLYERLGDSAVDVHAYAVPDIDPPAHSTFRLHLDRSEEIARSWFVVFDDGASDDATTQKCALLAEERDPREFYGFWTYDPATVDYIVDHLERRYGLVEQ; encoded by the coding sequence ATGTCGCTCAGCGAGCTCATCGCCGGCGTCGCGGCCCACGAGCGCACGCTCACGGTTTTCAACGCCGACGCGTCGGTCGTCGAGGACCTCCGGGACCGGTTCGCCGACCGGAACGTCAGCGTCGTCAGCGAGACGACCGGTAGCGGCCGCCCCGGCGAGTTCCTGACGCTCTCGGACGGCGACGGCGTGTACACGGCGACCGATATCGACTCCTTCTACGACTCGCTCGACGACCGCGACAGCGTCCTTGGCGGGGACGACGCGGCCGGTCTCCTCGATTACCTGGACGAGACGCTGTTTACCTCCTGGTCCATCGGGCGGATGGTCGCCGCGTCCCGCGAGATAGAGGACCGCGCCTGGCGGGTCGGCGAGGGGGCGCTGCACGCCGGCTTCCAGACGCTCTCGACGCTGCAGGGCGAACGGGACCTGTACGAGCGGCTCGGCGACTCGGCGGTCGACGTCCACGCCTACGCCGTACCAGACATCGACCCGCCGGCACACAGCACCTTCCGGCTCCACCTCGACCGGAGCGAGGAGATAGCCAGGTCGTGGTTCGTCGTCTTCGACGACGGCGCGAGCGACGACGCGACTACCCAGAAGTGCGCGCTGCTGGCCGAGGAGCGCGACCCGCGGGAGTTCTACGGCTTCTGGACGTACGACCCCGCGACCGTCGACTACATCGTCGACCACCTGGAGCGGCGGTACGGGCTGGTCGAACAGTGA
- a CDS encoding 2-oxoacid:acceptor oxidoreductase subunit alpha, whose amino-acid sequence MTDNELIWRIAGGSGDGIDSTSQNFAKALMRSGLHVFTHRHYPSRIRGGHTYVEVRAKDEDVQSRGDGYNFLLALGDSFARNPQDEAYYGKEELKPLYENFDDLREGGVLLYDEGLLDEEDVEEIELEEAAEENGWHVVPMDLRGIAKEHGREIMRNTAGIGATAAILDIGTEEFEELIRQNMSGDMQEANLNVLQDAYEAASELDIDHDIEVPEGSHDEEQVILSGSNAISYGALDEGCRFISGYPMTPWTDVFTIMSQHLPEFGGISEQVEDEIAAAALALGASHTGVKAMSGSSGGGFALMSEPLGLAEMTETPIVLVEAMRAGPSTGMPTKPEQADLEHVLYTSQGDSARVVFAPANIRECYTQTRAAFRIAYEYQIPAIVIYDQKIQGELRNLPASHFDEEPNADPGSVLTEEEIQDAAHHASGKFQRFLHEPEDGSNVSPRSVPGQKDGRYLATGNEHTPEGHISEDPNNRIAQMERRLGKLDDIRADLDENASHQAYYGPDEADYGILVWGSQQDTAFEAVDRLNENGHSVKALGVSDMAPYPVEEVSEWLDSVDQALVVEMNATAQFRGLTQKEIGKYGDKLSSLLKYNGNPFEPAEIVDGFESSINGEELAATNMKYLPAAGD is encoded by the coding sequence ATGACAGACAACGAACTAATCTGGCGAATCGCGGGCGGTTCCGGTGACGGAATCGACTCGACCAGTCAGAACTTCGCGAAGGCCCTGATGCGTTCGGGACTTCACGTTTTCACACACCGGCATTACCCGTCGCGTATCCGCGGTGGCCACACGTACGTCGAAGTACGCGCGAAGGACGAGGATGTACAGTCCCGCGGTGACGGTTACAACTTCCTGCTCGCGCTGGGCGACTCCTTCGCCCGGAACCCGCAGGACGAGGCCTACTACGGGAAGGAAGAGCTGAAGCCGCTGTACGAGAACTTCGACGACCTCCGCGAGGGCGGCGTCCTCCTCTACGACGAGGGGCTGCTCGACGAGGAAGACGTCGAGGAGATCGAACTCGAAGAGGCCGCCGAGGAGAACGGCTGGCACGTCGTTCCGATGGACCTCCGCGGAATCGCGAAGGAACACGGCCGCGAGATCATGCGCAACACGGCCGGTATCGGCGCGACCGCCGCCATCCTCGACATCGGCACCGAGGAGTTCGAGGAGCTCATCAGGCAGAACATGTCCGGCGACATGCAGGAAGCGAACCTCAACGTCCTGCAGGACGCCTACGAGGCCGCCTCCGAACTCGACATCGACCACGACATCGAGGTCCCGGAGGGCTCCCACGACGAGGAGCAGGTCATTCTTTCGGGCTCTAACGCTATCTCCTATGGCGCCCTCGACGAGGGCTGTCGGTTCATCTCGGGCTATCCGATGACGCCGTGGACGGACGTCTTCACCATCATGTCCCAGCACCTGCCCGAGTTCGGCGGTATCTCCGAGCAGGTCGAGGACGAGATCGCCGCCGCGGCGCTCGCCCTCGGCGCGTCCCACACGGGCGTGAAGGCGATGTCCGGCTCCTCGGGCGGCGGGTTCGCCCTGATGTCCGAGCCGCTGGGCCTGGCCGAGATGACCGAGACGCCCATCGTGCTGGTCGAAGCGATGCGCGCCGGTCCCTCGACCGGGATGCCGACCAAGCCCGAACAGGCCGACCTCGAACACGTCCTGTACACCTCACAGGGCGACTCCGCGCGGGTCGTGTTCGCGCCCGCGAACATCCGCGAGTGTTACACGCAGACTCGCGCCGCGTTCCGCATCGCCTACGAGTACCAGATTCCGGCCATCGTCATCTACGACCAGAAGATTCAGGGCGAACTCCGGAACCTGCCGGCGAGTCACTTCGACGAGGAGCCAAACGCCGACCCCGGCTCCGTCCTCACCGAGGAGGAGATTCAGGACGCCGCCCACCACGCGTCGGGCAAGTTCCAGCGCTTCCTCCACGAGCCCGAGGACGGCTCGAACGTGAGCCCCCGCTCGGTCCCCGGCCAGAAGGACGGCCGCTATCTGGCGACCGGGAACGAGCACACCCCGGAGGGCCACATCAGCGAGGACCCCAACAACCGCATCGCCCAGATGGAGCGCCGCCTGGGCAAGCTCGACGATATCCGCGCCGACCTCGACGAGAACGCCTCCCACCAGGCCTACTACGGCCCCGACGAGGCCGACTACGGTATCCTCGTCTGGGGGAGCCAGCAGGACACGGCCTTCGAGGCCGTCGACCGACTCAACGAGAACGGCCACTCCGTCAAGGCGCTCGGCGTCTCCGACATGGCCCCGTACCCGGTCGAGGAAGTCTCCGAGTGGCTCGACTCCGTCGACCAGGCGCTGGTCGTCGAGATGAACGCCACGGCCCAGTTCCGCGGGCTGACCCAGAAGGAGATCGGCAAGTACGGCGACAAGCTGTCCAGCCTGCTGAAGTACAACGGCAACCCGTTCGAGCCCGCCGAGATCGTCGACGGGTTCGAGTCCAGCATCAACGGCGAGGAACTCGCCGCGACCAACATGAAGTACCTGCCAGCGGCAGGTGACTAA
- a CDS encoding thiamine pyrophosphate-dependent enzyme, with protein MSAFSAIGDDREIDRDEFTPGIEPQATWCPGCGDFGVLKALKQAMPEVGKNPDEVALFTGIGCSGKLNSYFNSYGFHTIHGRSLPVARAAKLANPELEVIAAGGDGDGYGIGGNHTIHTARENHDMTYIVFNNEIFGLTKGQTSPTSPKGHKSKTQPHGSAKSPIRPLSQQLNAGATYIARTAAVNPNQAKEIIAEAIEHDGFAHIDFLTQCPTWNKDAKHYVPYTDVQQSDEFDFDVSDRKEAAEMMRKTEERLYEGEVLTGRMYVEDERPSYGQEKRAIGEMPEEPLAERYFDEDAEWERTYDNLLEHHK; from the coding sequence ATGAGTGCATTCAGCGCAATCGGCGACGACCGCGAGATAGACAGAGACGAGTTCACGCCAGGCATCGAGCCACAGGCCACCTGGTGCCCCGGCTGTGGGGACTTCGGTGTCCTCAAGGCGCTGAAACAGGCCATGCCCGAGGTCGGCAAGAACCCCGACGAGGTCGCCCTCTTTACGGGTATCGGCTGTTCCGGGAAGCTCAACAGCTACTTCAACAGCTACGGCTTCCACACCATCCACGGCCGCTCGCTGCCCGTCGCCCGGGCCGCGAAACTGGCCAACCCCGAGCTGGAGGTCATCGCCGCCGGCGGCGACGGTGACGGCTACGGTATCGGTGGCAACCACACAATCCACACGGCCCGTGAGAACCACGATATGACTTACATCGTGTTCAACAACGAGATCTTCGGGCTCACCAAGGGCCAGACCTCGCCGACTTCGCCGAAGGGTCACAAGTCAAAGACCCAGCCTCACGGCTCCGCGAAGTCCCCGATTCGACCGCTCAGCCAGCAGCTCAACGCCGGCGCGACCTACATCGCCCGCACGGCTGCGGTCAACCCCAATCAGGCCAAGGAAATCATCGCCGAGGCCATCGAGCACGACGGCTTCGCGCACATCGACTTCCTCACCCAGTGTCCGACCTGGAACAAGGACGCGAAACACTACGTCCCGTACACGGACGTCCAGCAGTCCGACGAGTTCGACTTCGACGTCTCGGACCGCAAGGAAGCCGCCGAGATGATGCGCAAGACCGAGGAGCGCCTCTACGAGGGTGAAGTGCTCACCGGTCGGATGTACGTCGAGGACGAGCGCCCCTCCTACGGACAGGAGAAGCGCGCTATCGGCGAAATGCCCGAGGAGCCCCTCGCCGAGCGGTACTTCGACGAGGACGCCGAGTGGGAGCGGACCTACGACAACCTCCTCGAACACCACAAGTAA
- the lrpA1 gene encoding HTH-type transcriptional regulator LrpA1: MSVESTERRILSVLEEDAQASYAEIADRAEVSKPTVRKYIEKLEDEGVIVGYSADVDPKKLSGQSIAMVGIDVASERYVEATRQLSDIDAVESLYTSSGDHMLMAEVRATDGNSLAGVIEDEILELDGVTAAHPSFLQERLK; encoded by the coding sequence ATGAGTGTCGAGTCTACGGAGCGTCGGATACTGTCTGTCTTGGAGGAGGACGCACAGGCGTCGTACGCGGAGATAGCGGACCGGGCCGAGGTATCGAAGCCGACGGTCCGAAAGTACATCGAGAAACTGGAAGACGAGGGCGTCATCGTCGGCTACTCGGCCGACGTCGACCCCAAGAAGCTCTCGGGCCAGTCCATTGCCATGGTCGGCATCGACGTCGCCAGCGAGCGCTACGTCGAAGCGACCCGGCAGCTGTCGGATATCGACGCCGTCGAGTCGCTGTACACCTCCAGCGGGGACCACATGCTGATGGCGGAGGTGCGCGCGACCGACGGGAACTCTCTGGCCGGCGTCATCGAGGACGAGATACTCGAACTCGACGGCGTCACGGCCGCCCATCCCTCTTTCCTACAGGAACGGCTGAAATAA